A genome region from Aestuariivirga litoralis includes the following:
- a CDS encoding DUF882 domain-containing protein, which produces MSKNLRKLLVAFAASGLLALGGLAPVVAGGENRTISLSHIHTGETLTVTYMKDGRLVPSAMKQINYLLRDWRKNEVITIDPETINLIWELHEDLGSHEPIRIVCGYRSAKTNALLHRIGRHVAKESQHIRGKAIDFYFPDVPTIKIRNVALVRQVGGVGYYRSAGGPTGFLHADSGRVRHWGPGISSSQMAQIFRDGQKYVGKRLRLNAGNDTLVASNDAGTTSTGKRPAGFFSKMLGLQTDDDAAPAQTAAAATNAPVANDAAANGIYDGGQDDIADLSEDAATPPPSKKRAAKAGTAIPEAQMASLGDLSQDAAATPKAKPAAEVADAAPDVKTGPTIPKPRERPDAILLAAAANMNTAPKVFLVNAASAPAPSQSGYDIPSPLANDALSAKMLAVSSDDPSQAKPKSKLGFKSGGNAKAVTIKPMIASAADSDINWWPQLMLRGDAQIRRDGQPPIIGAQPQDSMPVAATLDPIGGFGSQAFAADLSDTQRSAEGKGDIQAVNEEDKGDM; this is translated from the coding sequence TTGTCTAAAAATTTGAGAAAATTGCTCGTCGCTTTTGCGGCGTCTGGTCTTTTAGCATTGGGCGGTCTTGCCCCCGTGGTTGCGGGTGGCGAAAACCGCACGATTTCCTTGTCGCATATCCACACCGGTGAAACCCTCACCGTGACCTATATGAAGGATGGCCGCCTGGTTCCTTCGGCCATGAAGCAGATCAATTACCTGCTGCGCGACTGGCGCAAGAACGAAGTCATCACCATTGATCCGGAAACCATCAACCTGATCTGGGAGCTTCACGAAGATTTGGGCTCGCATGAGCCGATCCGTATCGTCTGCGGCTATCGTTCTGCCAAGACCAACGCCCTGTTGCACCGCATCGGCCGCCACGTGGCCAAGGAAAGCCAGCACATCCGCGGCAAGGCCATCGATTTCTATTTCCCTGACGTGCCCACCATCAAGATCCGCAACGTGGCCCTGGTGCGCCAGGTGGGCGGTGTTGGCTATTACCGCTCTGCCGGTGGACCGACGGGCTTCCTGCATGCAGACTCTGGCCGCGTGCGCCATTGGGGCCCCGGCATTTCGTCTTCGCAAATGGCCCAGATTTTCCGTGACGGACAGAAATATGTGGGTAAACGCCTGCGTCTGAATGCCGGCAACGATACGCTTGTGGCGTCGAATGATGCAGGCACCACGAGCACCGGCAAGCGTCCTGCGGGCTTCTTCAGCAAGATGCTGGGCCTGCAGACCGATGACGATGCGGCACCTGCACAAACCGCTGCCGCTGCCACCAATGCGCCAGTCGCCAATGACGCGGCTGCCAACGGCATCTATGATGGCGGCCAGGACGATATTGCCGATCTGTCGGAAGATGCAGCAACGCCGCCTCCTTCCAAGAAGCGTGCCGCCAAGGCTGGCACTGCCATTCCCGAAGCGCAGATGGCCTCTTTAGGCGATCTGAGCCAGGATGCAGCCGCAACACCCAAAGCCAAGCCTGCGGCTGAAGTCGCTGACGCGGCACCAGACGTGAAAACCGGCCCCACCATTCCGAAGCCGCGTGAACGCCCCGATGCCATCCTGCTGGCCGCAGCGGCCAACATGAACACGGCACCGAAGGTATTCCTGGTTAACGCGGCATCCGCCCCGGCCCCCAGCCAGTCTGGCTATGACATTCCTTCGCCTCTGGCCAATGACGCGCTGAGCGCCAAGATGCTGGCGGTCAGCTCTGATGATCCAAGCCAGGCCAAGCCAAAATCCAAGCTCGGCTTCAAGAGCGGCGGAAACGCCAAGGCGGTAACCATCAAGCCGATGATTGCGAGCGCCGCTGACAGCGACATCAACTGGTGGCCGCAACTCATGCTGCGCGGCGACGCACAGATCCGCCGTGACGGCCAGCCGCCGATCATTGGCGCACAGCCGCAGGATTCAATGCCGGTTGCTGCCACCCTCGATCCAATCGGCGGCTTCGGCAGCCAGGCCTTTGCCGCTGACCTGAGCGACACCCAGCGCAGCGCCGAAGGCAAGGGCGACATCCAAGCCGTCAACGAAGAAGACAAGGGCGATATGTAA
- a CDS encoding L,D-transpeptidase family protein, with protein sequence MSKQAAKLLFGLSVLALLASPASAEQRKANFFDLLFGQNPNRQRANNNNDGGDRPWWQNDGSNSFDQGTPKKRAQVVIPKDAGSGPDEQVSGLGMGTVTYAPPPILAVFDPTFATLTTTTPEAGTIRDLLANKATPIKAQDAEKKAILAYYKTSEFKPVWVQGGHVTEKGLKVLKLLARAQEEGMVAKNYIPEVLTDLDNMDASVADDPAKQARLEVGITLAALHYARQLSGGQFEPNRLSLYNDIKPTPVDADEAIRGMTTGVDPVAYLEDQAPPQPQYKVFKDELAKLSANTTVDFDPIKAGPTVKSGKSDPRMSALRARLIQLNFLPENSIIEHPDLLDQDMAIGLMAFQTSSKLKPTGNLDANTIKALNRDDTKTKRQRLIASMERLRWLPRDMGIKYVFVNQPAYEATVMANDGPLWKTKVIIGQPTKQTYSFYNQIQTVVFNPKWGVPASIIVNEYAPKMRKDPGYLDRNGFVVVDQRGRQIDTQSVDWYNVGKNPNFGLQQLAGDGNALGELKFLFPNAHDIYMHDTPTKNLFNSQVRAFSHGCVRTQNPREYASILLGWDKDKVAENLADGQTKSVALTDKVPVYMTYFTAWTDGNGAIQYYDDVYGRDEAMAKAFAYAPAVKAPAVPANVAQTTSGTVTQN encoded by the coding sequence ATGTCAAAGCAAGCTGCGAAGCTTTTGTTCGGGTTGTCAGTTTTGGCCTTGTTGGCATCGCCCGCCAGCGCCGAGCAGCGCAAGGCAAACTTCTTTGATTTGCTTTTTGGTCAAAATCCAAATCGTCAACGCGCCAATAACAACAATGATGGTGGCGACCGTCCGTGGTGGCAGAACGATGGCAGCAACAGCTTCGATCAGGGCACCCCTAAGAAGCGAGCACAAGTCGTTATTCCAAAGGATGCGGGTTCAGGGCCCGATGAACAGGTTTCGGGCCTCGGCATGGGCACTGTTACCTATGCACCGCCGCCCATTCTGGCGGTGTTTGACCCAACTTTCGCTACGCTGACGACCACCACGCCTGAAGCAGGCACTATCCGTGATCTGCTGGCCAACAAGGCCACTCCAATCAAGGCCCAGGACGCTGAGAAGAAGGCCATTCTGGCCTACTATAAAACCTCAGAATTCAAACCCGTCTGGGTGCAGGGCGGTCATGTCACCGAAAAAGGCCTGAAGGTCTTGAAGCTTCTGGCCCGCGCTCAGGAAGAGGGCATGGTGGCCAAGAATTACATCCCTGAAGTCCTGACCGATCTGGACAATATGGATGCCTCGGTAGCTGATGATCCGGCCAAGCAGGCGCGCCTTGAAGTGGGCATCACGCTGGCTGCACTTCATTACGCCCGCCAGCTGTCGGGTGGCCAGTTCGAGCCCAACCGCCTTTCGCTTTATAATGACATCAAGCCTACCCCGGTCGATGCTGACGAAGCCATCCGTGGCATGACAACGGGCGTGGATCCGGTGGCCTATCTCGAAGATCAGGCTCCGCCGCAACCGCAGTACAAAGTGTTCAAGGACGAGTTGGCCAAGCTGTCCGCCAATACGACAGTCGATTTTGATCCCATCAAGGCTGGCCCCACGGTCAAGTCTGGCAAGAGCGATCCTCGCATGAGTGCGCTCCGCGCCCGCTTAATCCAGCTCAACTTCCTTCCGGAAAACTCCATCATCGAACATCCGGATCTGCTGGACCAAGACATGGCCATCGGCCTGATGGCCTTCCAGACCTCTAGCAAGCTGAAACCCACCGGCAATCTGGATGCAAATACGATCAAGGCGCTGAACCGCGACGACACCAAAACCAAACGCCAGCGCTTGATTGCCAGCATGGAACGGTTGCGCTGGCTGCCGCGCGACATGGGGATCAAATATGTCTTCGTGAACCAGCCGGCTTACGAAGCCACCGTCATGGCCAATGACGGCCCGCTGTGGAAAACCAAAGTCATCATCGGCCAGCCGACCAAGCAGACCTATTCGTTCTACAACCAGATTCAGACCGTGGTGTTCAATCCGAAATGGGGCGTACCCGCTTCCATCATCGTGAATGAATATGCACCGAAGATGCGTAAAGACCCGGGCTACCTCGACCGTAACGGCTTCGTCGTGGTCGATCAGCGCGGCCGCCAGATCGATACCCAGTCGGTTGATTGGTACAATGTGGGCAAAAACCCGAATTTCGGCCTGCAGCAATTGGCCGGTGACGGGAATGCGCTGGGCGAGCTGAAATTCCTCTTCCCCAATGCGCATGACATCTACATGCATGACACGCCGACCAAGAATCTGTTCAACAGCCAGGTCCGCGCCTTCAGCCACGGCTGCGTGCGCACCCAGAACCCGCGTGAGTATGCCTCGATCCTGCTCGGCTGGGACAAGGACAAGGTGGCCGAGAACCTGGCTGACGGCCAGACCAAGTCGGTGGCCCTCACTGACAAGGTTCCAGTGTATATGACCTATTTCACCGCTTGGACCGACGGCAACGGTGCCATCCAGTATTATGATGATGTTTATGGGCGCGATGAAGCGATGGCCAAGGCTTTCGCCTATGCCCCTGCTGTCAAGGCACCCGCGGTGCCTGCCAATGTGGCTCAAACCACGTCCGGCACTGTCACCCAGAACTGA
- a CDS encoding tetratricopeptide repeat protein, whose protein sequence is MRLLTAFCLMLVLTSTARAEDVDAQASASTTLNAAPEKPEVTRQRQLDALLGKLHTAPANADVSKTEDEIWQIWVRNDSPTAEVLLRQSSAAISAGDYDPAEQMLSQALETYPKYAEAWNRRAALYYLIKRYDAALIDADHALALEPRNFGALIGKGLILQAQKKHDEAKAAFEEALQINPHLDAVAAMLKQIERDRPNI, encoded by the coding sequence ATGCGATTGCTTACCGCTTTTTGTTTGATGCTGGTGCTGACGTCCACTGCGCGCGCCGAAGACGTTGACGCCCAAGCCTCGGCTTCCACCACCCTCAATGCCGCGCCGGAAAAGCCGGAAGTGACCAGGCAGCGCCAGCTGGATGCCCTGCTGGGCAAGCTCCATACGGCGCCGGCCAATGCCGATGTTTCCAAGACCGAGGATGAAATCTGGCAGATTTGGGTGCGCAACGATTCACCCACTGCAGAGGTCCTGCTGCGGCAATCTTCGGCGGCCATTTCAGCAGGCGATTATGATCCGGCTGAACAGATGCTAAGCCAGGCGCTGGAAACCTATCCGAAATATGCCGAAGCGTGGAACCGCCGCGCGGCGCTGTATTACCTGATCAAGCGCTATGATGCGGCGCTGATTGATGCTGATCACGCGCTGGCGTTGGAGCCACGCAATTTTGGCGCCTTGATCGGCAAGGGGTTGATCCTGCAGGCGCAGAAGAAGCATGATGAGGCCAAGGCCGCCTTTGAAGAGGCGCTTCAGATCAACCCGCATCTGGATGCAGTGGCCGCCATGCTGAAGCAGATCGAGCGCGACCGGCCGAATATCTAG
- the ykgO gene encoding type B 50S ribosomal protein L36, with translation MKVRNSLKSLAKRHRDNKLIRRKGRVYIINKTNPRFKARQG, from the coding sequence ATGAAAGTCCGCAACTCGCTGAAATCGCTGGCCAAGCGCCACCGTGACAACAAGCTGATCCGCCGCAAGGGCCGGGTTTACATCATCAACAAGACCAACCCGCGTTTCAAGGCACGCCAGGGCTAA